Proteins encoded in a region of the Ignavibacteriales bacterium genome:
- a CDS encoding GntR family transcriptional regulator, whose amino-acid sequence MAKEIDFGLRTPLYEQIVNDIRGKVERGELKPGEQIWTQQELAAKYGVSLITVKNALAYLVNEGILYTRVGRGTYVAEKQTRKINLSPNKTLGLVLRDLKHPYFSLIVHSVEERAYELGFNVLLSSSSNDIEKEENQINHFTSMGVDGLIIASLSLEYRATDYIQQLHKENFPYIMVSYIHDPEYWYVGSDHEQGGYLATEHLINVGYKSIGYVHVGKGNLLSEVRKNGYYRALTEHDMPFLADSVHVLGSTEEDAAADRFQLGYQFGRRFPDLKNRPDALFFYNDVVALGFLQGAGEKQIRVPEDVAIVGFDDTVIARYASVPLTTIHQPVDQIGRLAVEILQKRLEKGDVGNRTIFKPTLVIRESCGAKKRTMVNQRESGVPAME is encoded by the coding sequence ATGGCAAAAGAAATTGATTTTGGACTTCGCACGCCCCTGTACGAGCAGATCGTCAATGACATCAGGGGCAAGGTGGAGCGGGGCGAGCTGAAGCCGGGCGAGCAGATCTGGACACAGCAGGAGCTCGCGGCCAAGTACGGCGTCAGCCTCATTACTGTCAAGAACGCACTCGCCTATCTCGTCAACGAGGGGATCCTCTACACGCGTGTGGGCAGGGGAACCTATGTAGCCGAGAAACAAACGAGGAAAATCAATCTCTCTCCGAACAAGACGCTCGGACTGGTGCTGCGCGATCTGAAGCACCCGTACTTTTCTTTGATCGTGCACAGCGTCGAAGAACGGGCGTACGAGCTCGGATTCAACGTGCTGCTCTCCAGCTCTTCCAATGATATTGAGAAAGAAGAAAACCAGATCAACCACTTCACGTCCATGGGAGTGGATGGACTGATCATCGCATCGCTGTCGCTGGAGTACCGGGCAACCGACTATATTCAGCAGCTGCACAAAGAGAACTTCCCCTACATCATGGTCTCGTATATTCACGACCCGGAGTACTGGTACGTCGGGTCAGATCATGAGCAGGGGGGATACCTGGCGACCGAACACCTGATCAACGTCGGCTACAAATCCATCGGATACGTCCACGTTGGCAAGGGGAACCTGTTGAGCGAGGTTCGAAAGAACGGTTACTATCGGGCTCTCACCGAGCACGACATGCCATTTCTTGCGGACAGTGTTCATGTTCTTGGCTCAACGGAGGAAGACGCAGCAGCCGACCGGTTTCAGCTCGGGTATCAGTTTGGCAGACGGTTCCCAGATCTCAAGAACAGGCCGGACGCGCTCTTTTTCTATAACGACGTGGTGGCTCTCGGCTTCCTCCAGGGCGCCGGCGAAAAGCAGATCAGAGTGCCCGAGGATGTCGCCATCGTCGGATTCGATGACACGGTCATAGCTCGGTATGCGTCCGTTCCTCTCACGACGATTCATCAACCGGTAGATCAAATCGGGAGGCTGGCTGTAGAGATTCTTCAGAAGCGTCTTGAGAAGGGGGACGTTGGAAACAGGACCATTTTCAAACCAACGCTGGTTATCAGAGAATCATGCGGTGCGAAGAAAAGAACAATGGTAAACCAGCGCGAATCCGGCGTTCCGGCAATGGAGTGA